TGGGTGTTCGGCGGCCTCGCGCTCGCCGCCGGCCTGGGCGCGCTCGGTTTCGCCCTGTGGGTCGCCTTCGGCGACCGCTTCGCGCGCCCCGACGACGACCCGGCCGAGCCGTTGCCGGCCGCCCTGGACGCGGCGGTGGACGAGAGCCTCGAGGACCTGCGCGCCGAGACCGACTCGCGTCGCGCCATCGTGCGCTGCTACGCGCGGTTCGAGCGGGTGGCCGCCGACTCCGGCCTCGCGCGCCAGCCGTCGCTGACGCCCACCGAGTTCATGCGCGAGGTGCTCCGCGGCCTGCCGATGCCGCGCGCGGCGGTGCCGGCGCTCACCGGCCTGTTCGAGCTGGCCCGCTTCAGCCACCACACGCTGGGGCCGCGGGAGCGCGACCGCGCGCTCGACGCCCTGCACGAGATCCGGACCGCGATGGACGCGCGGCGAGACGATGCCCGGCCTGCCTAGCCGCCTCGCGCGCCGGCTGGCCGGCCGCGCCGTCCCCGTCGTCCTGCTGGTCCTGGTGGCCCTGCCGATATACCTCAAGGCGTCGCCGGCATGGCGGCCGACCGCGGTGCGGCTGGCGTGCGCGGTCGTCCTCGTGAGCGGCTGCGCGAGGGCCCGCCGCTGGGCCCGCGACGGAGTCCTCCCGGACGTGATCTCTCCGTTCGAGGCGCCGCCGGACCCGCCCGCCGGGGTCCAGCTGGACCCGGCCTTCCTGCGGCTGCGCGACGATCTCGTCGCGAGCACGCGGAGCCGGCGCTATTTCGACGTGGTGCTCTGGCCGCGGCTCGTCACCCTGGCGGGGCCCGGGCCCGCCGTGCCCTGTCCGCCGCGGCGCCGGTTCCTGGGCCGCCGGGGGCCGGCGCTGCGCGTCCTGGAGGATCTCGTCGCCCGGGTCGAGGGCCGGGCGTGAAGATCGAGGCGGTCGCGGATCACTGCCAGGACGTCCTGGCCGCCCTCGGGCAGGTGATCGTGGGCAAGGCGGAGGTCCTGCAGCGGCTCCTCGCCGGCATCCTGGCCAACGGGCACGTGCTGATCGAGGACTATCCGGGCCTGGCCAAGACCCTCATCGCGCGGCTCGTGTCCCAGACCATGGATCTGGAATTCAAGCGCATCCAGTTCACGCCGGATCTCCTGCCGAGCGACATCACCGGCAGCTTCCTCTACGATCAGCGCGAGGCCCGCTTCGAGTTCCGGCGCGGGCCGATCTTCACCAACCTGCTGCTGGCCGACGAGATCAACCGGGCCACCCCCAAGACGCAGAGCGCGCTGCTCGAAGCCATGCAGGAGTCGCAGGTCACCGCCGAGGGCGAGCGCTTCCCGCTCGACGCCCCGTTCCTGGTCATCGCCACCCAGAACCCGATCGAGCTCGAGGGCACGTACCCGCTGCCGGAGGCCCAGCTGGATCGCTTCCTGATGCGTCTGTCCGTGGGCTATCCGGAGCCGGCCGACGAGGTCGAGATCCTGGCCCGGCGGCGGCGGAGGCGCGACGACGCGGTGAGCATCGCGCCGGTCATCTCGCGCGAAGAGCTGCTGGCGATGCAGGCCAGCCTGGAAGACGTGCACGTCGCGGGGGTGACCGAGCGCTACATCGTCGATCTCGTGCAGGCCACCCGATCGGATCCTCGCGTGGCCCTCGGCGCCTCGCCCCGCGGCACCCTCGCGCTGCTCAAGCTGGCCCGTGCCGCCGCCGTCCTCGAGCGGCGCGACTTCGTGCTGCCCGACGACGTCAAGGCCATGGCGGGGCCCGCGCTCGCTCACCGGCTGATCCTCAAGCCCGAGCTGTGGGCGTCCCGCATCTCGCCCGCGCAAGTCGTGGAAGGGCTGCTCGAGCAGGTGCCGGCCCCGGGCCCCGACGCCCGATGACCGGGCGGGTGAGCCCGCTCGCGCTGTCGCTGCTGGCGGTGGCCGGATGGATGGTGTCGCTCGGCGTCGTGTCCGGCCGGCCCGAGCTGATCGTGGCCGGGCTGCCGGTCCTCCTGCTGCTCGCGACGCTGGCCCGACCCGCCGCGCGCCCCGACTACGTCATCGAGCAGGAGACCGGCACCGATCGGGTCTTCGAGGGCGACGAGGTGACGGTGACGATGACGGTGACCGCCCGGTCGCCGATCGGCCTGATCGAGCTGCTGGGGCCGCGGCCCGCCGGGAGCGTGGTCCGGTCGGGACGTCACCGCGCGGTGATGACCCTCGGGGCGGGCGCCTCCGGCCGCGCGAGCTACACGCTGGCCTTCCCCGGCCGCGGCGCGCACGATCTCGGCGCGATCGCGATCCGCGTGCGCGACCGGCTCGGGCTGCGCAGCTGGGAGCACCGCCACGTCGATCCGCGTCCGCTGCGCGTCTTCCCGCGCATCGTCCCGCTCCGCCACGTCCCGCGGCCGGTGCACGTGCAGGCCTCGGTCGGCGACTACGTGTCGCGGGCCTGCGGGGAGGGCATCGAGCCTGGTGACATCCGCCAGTTCGCGCCCGGCGATCGGATCAAGCAGGTCAACTGGCGCGCGTCGCTGCGGCTCGGCCAGCTCTACGTGACGCAGCAGCACCGCGAGCGCAACGCCGATGTCGTCCTGATGCTGGACACGCTGGCCGAGGTGGGCGCCCCCTCGGAGACCACCCTCGATCTCGGCGTCCGTGCCGCGGCCTCGCTGGCCACCGCGTATCTCGCGCGCAAGGACCGCGTCGGCCTCATCACCTACGGCGGCGTGATGAGCTGGGTGCGGCCGCGGTCCGGCGCCGCGCAGTACGAGCGGCTCGCGGACGCGCTGGTGCGGGCCGACGTGGTGTTCACCTACGTGGCCAAGGACCTGCTCCGGGTGCCACCGCGGGTCCTCTCG
This region of Candidatus Methylomirabilota bacterium genomic DNA includes:
- a CDS encoding DUF4129 domain-containing protein, which produces MVTHVMALLAWSSLAAAFVITLAAVGRMTGPASGGPAVSGVIRLPGAVTAVVVALFGLAVCVFLVDLLRRSLAKARRADEAEPADEPAPVPTWIRRLGLIMSLVNVVALAYLWRRALLEGGLFAGLGGLASGLTLPGAEPESAPPIFNWVFGGLALAAGLGALGFALWVAFGDRFARPDDDPAEPLPAALDAAVDESLEDLRAETDSRRAIVRCYARFERVAADSGLARQPSLTPTEFMREVLRGLPMPRAAVPALTGLFELARFSHHTLGPRERDRALDALHEIRTAMDARRDDARPA
- a CDS encoding MoxR family ATPase is translated as MKIEAVADHCQDVLAALGQVIVGKAEVLQRLLAGILANGHVLIEDYPGLAKTLIARLVSQTMDLEFKRIQFTPDLLPSDITGSFLYDQREARFEFRRGPIFTNLLLADEINRATPKTQSALLEAMQESQVTAEGERFPLDAPFLVIATQNPIELEGTYPLPEAQLDRFLMRLSVGYPEPADEVEILARRRRRRDDAVSIAPVISREELLAMQASLEDVHVAGVTERYIVDLVQATRSDPRVALGASPRGTLALLKLARAAAVLERRDFVLPDDVKAMAGPALAHRLILKPELWASRISPAQVVEGLLEQVPAPGPDAR
- a CDS encoding DUF58 domain-containing protein, producing the protein MSPLALSLLAVAGWMVSLGVVSGRPELIVAGLPVLLLLATLARPAARPDYVIEQETGTDRVFEGDEVTVTMTVTARSPIGLIELLGPRPAGSVVRSGRHRAVMTLGAGASGRASYTLAFPGRGAHDLGAIAIRVRDRLGLRSWEHRHVDPRPLRVFPRIVPLRHVPRPVHVQASVGDYVSRACGEGIEPGDIRQFAPGDRIKQVNWRASLRLGQLYVTQQHRERNADVVLMLDTLAEVGAPSETTLDLGVRAAASLATAYLARKDRVGLITYGGVMSWVRPRSGAAQYERLADALVRADVVFTYVAKDLLRVPPRVLSPQALVIAITPLLDRRFAKAVLDLAARGFDLLVLVVSPVDVTRAALAPTPTADLAGRLWRLERRADLVELRRHGLRVIEWRYPEPLEAALADSRRRRVRLAETG